In a genomic window of Streptomyces pristinaespiralis:
- the folP gene encoding dihydropteroate synthase: protein MSTLRGRGTADGLPEWDRCAVMGVVNVTPDSFSDGGRWFDTTAAIKRGLELVAEGADLVDVGGESTRPGASRVDEEEELRRVVPVVRGLAAEGVTVSVDTMRAAVAEQAVAAGAVLVNDVSGGLADPRMVPVVAATGAPFVVMHWRGFSEDMNSRAVYGDVVAEVVAELRARMEAVVEGGIAPERLVVDPGLGFAKQAEHDLALVAHLAELRALGRPVLVAASRKRFLGRVLAEDGPPPPARERDAATAAVSAIAAHEGAWAVRVHEVRATADAVRVARAVEGAR, encoded by the coding sequence ATGAGTACGTTGCGCGGACGGGGCACGGCCGACGGCCTGCCGGAGTGGGATCGCTGTGCGGTCATGGGAGTCGTCAATGTGACACCGGACTCCTTCTCCGACGGCGGGCGCTGGTTCGACACCACGGCCGCGATCAAGCGCGGTCTCGAGCTGGTGGCCGAGGGCGCCGACCTCGTCGACGTGGGCGGCGAGTCCACCAGGCCCGGAGCCAGCCGGGTCGACGAGGAAGAGGAGCTCCGCCGGGTCGTCCCCGTCGTGCGGGGCCTCGCCGCGGAGGGCGTCACCGTCTCCGTCGACACCATGCGCGCCGCGGTCGCGGAGCAGGCGGTGGCGGCCGGCGCGGTGCTCGTCAACGACGTCAGCGGCGGCCTCGCCGATCCCCGGATGGTCCCGGTCGTGGCCGCGACCGGCGCCCCGTTCGTGGTCATGCACTGGCGCGGCTTCAGCGAGGACATGAACAGCCGCGCGGTGTACGGCGACGTCGTCGCCGAGGTGGTCGCCGAACTGCGCGCCCGTATGGAGGCCGTCGTCGAGGGCGGGATCGCGCCGGAGCGCCTCGTCGTCGACCCGGGCCTCGGTTTCGCCAAGCAGGCGGAGCACGACCTCGCGCTCGTCGCGCATCTCGCGGAACTGCGGGCGCTCGGCCGTCCGGTACTGGTGGCCGCCTCCCGCAAGCGCTTCCTCGGCCGCGTACTGGCCGAGGACGGTCCGCCGCCGCCCGCCCGCGAACGGGACGCCGCCACGGCAGCGGTCTCCGCCATCGCCGCCCACGAAGGAGCCTGGGCGGTCCGGGTCCACGAGGTACGGGCCACGGCCGACGCCGTCAGGGTCGCGCGGGCCGTCGAGGGAGCCCGGTGA
- the folK gene encoding 2-amino-4-hydroxy-6-hydroxymethyldihydropteridine diphosphokinase, producing the protein MNQAASDPTVQPVPASVTEQVDAADVTLSNPKDAVLSLGSNLGNRLETLQGAIDALEDTPGLRVKAVSPVYETEPWGVAPGSQPSYFNAVVVIRTTLPPSSLLERGQAIEEAFDRVRDERWGPRTIDVDIVAYADVVSDDPALTLPHPRAHQRAFVLAPWHDVQPEAQLPGRGAVAELLAGVGAGGVQPRGDLELRLPE; encoded by the coding sequence ATGAACCAGGCAGCGAGCGACCCGACCGTGCAGCCGGTGCCGGCGTCCGTCACGGAACAGGTCGATGCGGCCGATGTCACCTTGTCCAACCCGAAGGACGCCGTGCTCTCCCTCGGCTCCAACCTCGGAAACCGCCTGGAAACCCTCCAGGGCGCCATCGACGCCCTCGAGGACACTCCCGGCCTCCGGGTGAAGGCGGTGTCCCCCGTGTACGAGACGGAGCCGTGGGGCGTCGCCCCGGGCAGCCAGCCGTCGTACTTCAACGCGGTGGTCGTGATCAGGACGACCCTGCCGCCGTCCTCGCTCCTGGAGCGCGGCCAGGCCATCGAGGAGGCGTTCGACCGCGTCCGCGACGAGCGCTGGGGCCCGCGCACCATCGACGTCGACATCGTGGCCTACGCGGACGTCGTGTCCGACGATCCGGCCCTCACCCTGCCGCACCCGCGCGCCCATCAGCGTGCCTTCGTACTCGCCCCGTGGCACGACGTGCAGCCGGAGGCGCAGCTGCCCGGCCGCGGCGCCGTGGCCGAGCTGCTGGCCGGTGTCGGCGCCGGCGGCGTCCAGCCGCGCGGCGACCTGGAACTGCGGCTGCCCGAGTAG
- the folB gene encoding dihydroneopterin aldolase — translation MDRVALRGLKARGHHGVFPKEREEGQTFIVDLVLGLDTRPAAADDDLAKTVHYGVVAEEVVAVVEGDPVDLIETLAERIAQVCLKHDPVEEVEVVVHKPDAPITVPFDDVTITITRSRV, via the coding sequence GTGGATCGTGTCGCGCTGCGCGGCCTCAAGGCCCGTGGGCACCACGGCGTTTTTCCCAAGGAACGGGAAGAGGGCCAGACCTTCATCGTCGACCTGGTGCTCGGTCTGGACACCCGCCCCGCGGCGGCCGACGACGACCTGGCGAAGACCGTGCACTACGGAGTGGTCGCGGAGGAGGTCGTCGCCGTCGTCGAGGGCGACCCGGTGGACCTGATCGAGACGCTGGCCGAGCGGATCGCCCAGGTGTGCCTCAAGCACGACCCTGTCGAGGAGGTCGAAGTGGTGGTGCACAAGCCGGACGCCCCGATCACGGTGCCCTTCGACGACGTGACCATCACGATCACCCGGAGCCGAGTATGA
- a CDS encoding DUF3180 domain-containing protein: MKQLRLGVLAGLFAVAGVLSWGGARLWDSLGTLPSVPLAAPIVLAAIAVVLAATALSLRARLRAQRERRPGAKGVEPLMAARAVVFGQASALVAALVSGMYGGTGVFLLGSLDVPARRDQAIYAGFAVVTGIAVIAAAVFLERVCKLPEDGDDENGGGAARA, encoded by the coding sequence GTGAAGCAACTACGGCTCGGTGTGCTGGCCGGTCTCTTCGCCGTGGCAGGCGTCCTCTCGTGGGGCGGCGCCCGCCTGTGGGACTCGCTCGGCACGCTGCCGAGCGTGCCGCTGGCCGCGCCGATCGTGCTCGCCGCGATCGCCGTCGTCCTCGCCGCGACCGCGCTCTCGCTGCGCGCCCGCCTGCGCGCCCAGCGCGAACGCCGGCCGGGCGCCAAGGGTGTCGAGCCGCTGATGGCCGCGCGCGCGGTGGTCTTCGGCCAGGCGAGCGCCCTGGTGGCGGCCCTGGTCAGCGGCATGTACGGCGGCACGGGCGTGTTCCTGCTGGGCTCCCTCGACGTCCCGGCCCGCCGCGACCAGGCGATCTACGCCGGTTTCGCGGTGGTGACCGGCATCGCCGTGATCGCCGCCGCCGTCTTCCTGGAGCGGGTCTGCAAGCTCCCTGAGGACGGCGACGACGAGAACGGCGGCGGCGCCGCCAGGGCCTGA
- the folE gene encoding GTP cyclohydrolase I FolE — translation MTDPVTLDGEGYLAEFDEKRAENAVRELLIAVGEDPDREGLRETPARVARAYREIFAGLWQQPEDVLTTTFDIGHDEMVLVKDIEVYSTCEHHLVPFRGVAHVGYIPSTTGKITGLSKLARLVDVFARRPQVQERMTTQIADSLMEILEPRGVIVVVECEHMCMSMRGIRKPGAKTITSAVRGQLRDPATRNEAMSLIMAH, via the coding sequence ATGACCGACCCGGTGACGCTGGACGGCGAGGGTTATCTCGCCGAGTTCGACGAGAAGCGGGCGGAGAACGCCGTTCGCGAACTGCTCATCGCGGTCGGCGAGGACCCGGACCGTGAGGGGCTGCGTGAGACGCCCGCACGCGTGGCGCGGGCGTACAGGGAGATATTCGCCGGCCTGTGGCAGCAGCCGGAGGACGTGCTGACGACGACGTTCGACATCGGTCACGACGAGATGGTGCTCGTCAAGGACATCGAGGTGTACTCGACGTGTGAGCACCACCTGGTGCCGTTCAGGGGCGTGGCGCACGTCGGCTACATCCCGTCGACCACGGGGAAGATCACCGGTCTTTCCAAGCTGGCCCGGCTGGTGGACGTCTTCGCGCGCCGGCCGCAGGTGCAGGAGCGGATGACCACCCAGATCGCCGACTCGCTGATGGAGATCCTGGAGCCGCGGGGCGTCATCGTCGTCGTCGAGTGCGAGCACATGTGCATGTCGATGCGCGGTATCCGCAAGCCCGGCGCCAAGACGATCACCTCGGCGGTCCGCGGTCAGCTGCGCGACCCCGCGACGCGCAACGAGGCGATGAGCCTGATCATGGCGCACTGA
- a CDS encoding alpha/beta hydrolase, with product MGLTSNKVLALAAAAAVLLFAATVWLWPRLAHRGPRAVAGRVALLLATQLSLFAAVGLAANNSFLFYGSWADLFGRQQDMGVVVDHSQGTHLKVVEKQRPGVPGASRPETGGQIHKVVVSGAKSGIDSPAYVYLPPEYFHAEHRDRTFPAAVVLTGYPGTAENLLKGLKYPRTAHEQARDGRMQPMILVMLRPTVAPPRDTECVDVPGGPKTETFFAEDLPRAVSETYRVGTRARNWGFMGNSTGGYCALKIALHHPERFSAGVGLSAYYKAAEDPTTGDLFHGDDRARKRADLLWSLDHLPQGRSSFLVTTSRQGEGNLEGTRAFIKKVKAPSRVSSIVLDSGGHNFNTWRREIPPALAWLAGRLSPS from the coding sequence ATGGGTCTGACCAGTAACAAAGTCCTGGCCTTGGCCGCCGCGGCGGCCGTGCTGCTGTTCGCCGCCACGGTGTGGCTGTGGCCACGGCTGGCGCACCGCGGGCCCCGTGCCGTGGCGGGGCGGGTCGCTCTGCTGCTCGCCACCCAGCTGTCGTTGTTCGCCGCGGTCGGGCTCGCGGCCAACAACTCCTTCCTGTTCTACGGGTCCTGGGCCGACCTCTTCGGCCGCCAGCAGGACATGGGCGTGGTCGTGGACCACTCGCAGGGCACCCATCTGAAGGTGGTCGAGAAGCAGAGGCCCGGCGTGCCGGGCGCGTCCCGCCCGGAGACGGGCGGCCAGATACACAAGGTGGTCGTGTCCGGCGCGAAGTCGGGGATCGACAGCCCCGCGTACGTCTATCTGCCGCCGGAGTACTTCCATGCCGAGCACCGCGACCGGACCTTTCCCGCGGCCGTCGTGCTGACCGGCTACCCGGGCACCGCGGAGAACCTGCTGAAGGGCCTCAAGTACCCGAGAACCGCGCACGAGCAGGCCAGGGACGGGCGGATGCAGCCGATGATCCTGGTGATGCTGCGGCCGACGGTGGCGCCGCCGCGGGACACCGAATGCGTGGACGTGCCCGGGGGGCCGAAGACGGAGACGTTCTTCGCGGAGGACCTTCCGAGAGCCGTCTCCGAGACCTACCGGGTGGGGACCCGCGCGCGCAACTGGGGCTTCATGGGCAACTCCACGGGCGGCTACTGCGCCTTGAAGATCGCGCTGCACCATCCGGAGCGGTTCTCCGCGGGTGTCGGGCTCTCGGCGTACTACAAGGCGGCCGAGGACCCGACGACCGGTGACCTCTTCCACGGCGACGACCGTGCGCGCAAGCGGGCCGACCTGCTGTGGAGCCTGGACCACCTGCCCCAGGGCCGTTCGTCGTTCCTGGTCACCACCTCACGGCAGGGGGAAGGCAACCTGGAGGGGACGCGCGCCTTCATCAAGAAGGTGAAGGCGCCCTCGCGAGTGTCGTCGATCGTCCTCGACAGCGGCGGACACAACTTCAACACCTGGCGGCGCGAGATCCCGCCGGCCCTGGCATGGCTGGCGGGCCGGCTCAGTCCTTCGTGA
- a CDS encoding ABC transporter permease, translating to MITGRAGTEQAAQSCLAANDWICGEYIRSRSQELTEATVQHVWITVASVLIGLAVAFPLALLARARPRFAGPVLGLTTLLYTIPSLAMFSLLLPFFGLSAALVVTGLVLYSLTILVRNIMAGLEAVPAEAREAARGMGYGPARLLWEVELPLALPALMAGVRIATVSTIALTTVGALVGKGGLGNLIDDGVQTTFKAQVLTASVLCVLLAAVADLLLLGAQRLLTPWTRIRTAEAKA from the coding sequence ATGATTACGGGGCGGGCGGGCACGGAACAGGCGGCGCAGAGCTGCCTCGCGGCGAACGACTGGATCTGCGGCGAGTACATCCGCTCCCGCAGCCAGGAGCTGACCGAAGCGACGGTCCAGCATGTCTGGATCACCGTCGCGTCGGTACTGATCGGACTGGCGGTCGCCTTCCCGCTGGCGCTGCTGGCCCGCGCCAGGCCCCGGTTCGCGGGACCCGTGCTGGGGCTCACCACCCTGCTCTACACGATCCCCTCGCTGGCCATGTTCTCGCTGCTGCTGCCGTTCTTCGGGCTGTCCGCCGCCCTGGTGGTGACAGGGCTCGTGCTCTACTCCCTCACCATCCTCGTGCGGAACATCATGGCCGGGCTCGAGGCGGTCCCCGCCGAGGCGCGTGAGGCCGCCCGAGGCATGGGCTACGGCCCCGCGCGCCTGCTGTGGGAAGTGGAACTGCCGCTGGCCCTGCCAGCCTTGATGGCGGGCGTCCGGATCGCGACCGTCTCGACGATCGCGCTGACGACGGTGGGCGCGCTCGTCGGCAAGGGCGGCCTCGGCAATCTGATCGACGACGGGGTGCAGACCACCTTCAAGGCCCAAGTGCTCACCGCGTCCGTGCTCTGCGTACTGCTGGCGGCCGTCGCCGATCTGCTGCTCCTCGGCGCACAGCGGCTGCTCACCCCCTGGACCCGCATACGAACGGCGGAGGCGAAGGCCTGA
- a CDS encoding nuclear transport factor 2 family protein produces the protein MSLTDTELVEQANTAFYETMERGDFDELSDLWLDDDISCIHPGWPVLSGRGEVLRSYALIMANTEYIQFFLTDVKVHLAGDTALVTCTENILSGGPAEDGGELGPLVGQLVVATNVFRRTPDGWKIWSHHGSPVLTETDGEEDESSPS, from the coding sequence GTGAGCCTGACCGACACCGAGCTCGTCGAGCAGGCCAACACCGCCTTCTACGAGACGATGGAACGCGGCGACTTCGACGAGCTGTCCGACCTCTGGCTGGACGACGACATCTCGTGCATCCACCCCGGCTGGCCGGTCCTCTCCGGCCGCGGCGAGGTGCTCCGCTCGTACGCCCTGATCATGGCGAACACCGAGTACATCCAGTTCTTCCTCACCGACGTGAAGGTGCATCTGGCCGGTGACACGGCGCTGGTGACCTGTACGGAGAACATCCTCAGCGGCGGACCGGCGGAGGACGGCGGCGAGCTCGGGCCGCTCGTCGGCCAGCTGGTCGTGGCCACCAACGTGTTCCGTCGCACACCCGACGGCTGGAAGATCTGGTCGCACCACGGCTCGCCCGTGCTGACGGAAACCGACGGCGAAGAGGACGAGAGCAGCCCCTCGTAA
- a CDS encoding ABC transporter ATP-binding protein, producing MIRFEHVTKRYPDGTTAVDDLSFEVAEGELVTLVGPSGCGKTTTMKMVNRLIEPSSGRIFVDGRDIAETDPVELRRRIGYVIQQVGLFPHRTVLENTATVPRLLGVKRSAGRARAAELLDLVGLDPSVYGDRYPEQLSGGQRQRVGVARALAADPPVLLMDEPFGAVDPVVREHLQNEFLKLQAQVRKTVLFVTHDMEEAVRLGDRIAVYGQGRIEQFDAPAAVLGAPATPYVAEFVGADRGLKRLSVTPIEPADLEQPPVVHLDDPLPRDLGSRWAVVLDGEENLHGWISAERAGQSGSVRDHARRMEAWLPVGASLKQAFSTMLQHDAGWIAVIDEEETGRFLGVLTPARLHEALRRSIDADAQDIARAEVALESIATVPPTGPVTKD from the coding sequence ATGATCCGGTTCGAGCACGTCACCAAGCGGTACCCGGACGGCACGACGGCCGTCGACGATCTCTCCTTCGAGGTCGCGGAGGGCGAACTGGTCACGCTCGTCGGGCCGTCCGGCTGCGGCAAGACCACCACGATGAAGATGGTCAACCGCCTCATCGAGCCGAGCAGCGGGCGGATCTTCGTCGACGGCCGGGACATCGCGGAGACGGACCCGGTCGAACTGCGCCGCCGTATCGGCTATGTGATCCAGCAGGTCGGCCTCTTCCCGCACCGGACGGTCCTGGAGAACACCGCGACCGTCCCCCGCCTGCTCGGCGTCAAGCGGTCCGCCGGCCGGGCGCGTGCCGCCGAACTGCTCGACCTGGTGGGCCTCGACCCTTCCGTGTACGGCGACCGCTACCCGGAGCAGCTGTCGGGCGGCCAGCGCCAGCGTGTCGGCGTGGCCAGGGCGCTGGCCGCCGACCCGCCCGTGCTGCTGATGGACGAGCCCTTCGGCGCGGTCGACCCCGTCGTGCGCGAGCACCTGCAGAACGAGTTCCTGAAGCTCCAGGCCCAGGTCCGCAAGACGGTCCTGTTCGTCACCCACGACATGGAGGAGGCCGTGCGGCTCGGGGACCGCATCGCCGTCTACGGGCAGGGCCGGATCGAGCAGTTCGACGCCCCGGCGGCCGTCCTCGGCGCCCCCGCCACCCCGTACGTGGCCGAGTTCGTCGGCGCCGACCGCGGTCTCAAGCGGCTGTCCGTCACCCCCATCGAGCCCGCGGACCTGGAGCAGCCGCCGGTCGTCCACCTCGACGATCCGCTCCCCCGCGACCTCGGGTCGCGCTGGGCCGTCGTCCTGGACGGCGAGGAGAACCTGCACGGTTGGATCTCCGCGGAACGGGCCGGGCAGAGCGGTTCGGTGCGCGACCACGCCCGCCGGATGGAGGCCTGGCTGCCGGTGGGCGCCTCCCTCAAGCAGGCGTTCTCCACGATGCTGCAGCACGACGCGGGCTGGATCGCGGTGATCGACGAGGAGGAGACCGGACGGTTCCTCGGCGTCCTCACCCCGGCCCGTCTGCACGAGGCGCTGCGGCGCTCCATCGACGCGGACGCCCAGGACATCGCCCGTGCGGAGGTGGCGCTGGAGTCCATCGCGACGGTCCCGCCGACGGGGCCGGTCACGAAGGACTGA
- a CDS encoding ABC transporter permease, producing MGVVSGAWTWLTTGANWSGEGGAWHRLGEHVYVSGVALVLACAIALPVALWLGHIGKGGALAVNISNAGRAVPVFAVLALFMLTPLRSAGYVPTIIALVLFAVPPLLTNAYVGMREVDRAVVEAARGMGMSGGQVFLRVELPLAYPLLMTGLRSAAVQVVATATIASMVGQGGLGRIITAGFNTYNTPQVVAGALLAALLALVVEGVLVAADRLLSPLRRTVPSSG from the coding sequence ATGGGCGTGGTCTCGGGTGCATGGACCTGGCTCACCACCGGCGCCAACTGGTCCGGCGAGGGGGGTGCCTGGCACCGGCTCGGCGAGCATGTCTACGTCAGCGGTGTCGCTCTCGTCCTCGCGTGTGCGATCGCGCTGCCCGTCGCCCTGTGGCTCGGGCACATCGGCAAGGGCGGCGCGCTCGCGGTCAACATCTCCAACGCGGGCCGGGCCGTGCCGGTCTTCGCGGTCCTCGCGCTGTTCATGCTCACACCGCTGCGCAGTGCCGGCTATGTGCCGACCATCATCGCCCTGGTGCTGTTCGCCGTGCCGCCGCTGCTGACCAACGCGTACGTGGGCATGCGGGAGGTCGACCGGGCCGTGGTGGAGGCCGCGCGGGGGATGGGCATGTCGGGCGGGCAGGTCTTCCTGCGGGTCGAGCTGCCCCTCGCGTACCCGCTGCTGATGACCGGGCTGAGGTCGGCCGCCGTCCAGGTCGTGGCGACGGCCACGATCGCCTCGATGGTCGGCCAGGGCGGCCTCGGCCGCATCATCACCGCCGGTTTCAACACGTACAACACCCCGCAGGTGGTCGCGGGCGCGCTGCTCGCGGCGCTGCTGGCCCTCGTCGTGGAGGGTGTTCTGGTGGCCGCCGACCGGCTGCTCAGTCCCTTGCGCCGGACCGTGCCGTCGTCGGGCTGA
- a CDS encoding aldo/keto reductase: protein MTEQLLPTRRLGDLEVSALGFGAMVLSPGVYGEIDDERGERALLAALDAGATFIDTSDGYGTDGHNEQLIGRALRGRRDEIAIATKFGFRLPDGVEPHPFPVGFAFGELAVNAAPEHVRGYAEASLRGLGTDRIDLYYPHFPDPQVPLEDTVGAVAELIADGLVLHLGLSNVTAGQLRAAHAVHPVAAVQTEWSMWRPIDPELLAAARELGVGIVPWSPLGSGFLSGAVSEVKEGDFRQNAPRFAAAALKANNDRFAPVRGIAAELSITPAQLALAWLLHQDEHVVPIPGSRTPAHIEENLAAGRVKLPGEVLERLTAILSSTEVEGGTLL from the coding sequence ATGACCGAACAACTGCTGCCCACGCGCCGCCTCGGCGACCTCGAGGTCTCCGCACTCGGCTTCGGCGCGATGGTCCTTTCCCCCGGTGTGTACGGAGAGATCGACGACGAGCGCGGCGAGCGGGCACTGCTCGCCGCGCTCGACGCCGGCGCCACGTTCATCGACACGTCCGACGGCTACGGAACCGACGGCCACAACGAGCAGCTCATCGGCAGGGCCCTGCGGGGCAGGCGGGACGAGATCGCCATCGCCACGAAGTTCGGCTTCCGGCTGCCGGACGGTGTCGAACCGCATCCGTTCCCCGTCGGCTTCGCCTTCGGCGAGCTGGCCGTCAACGCCGCGCCGGAACATGTCCGCGGCTACGCGGAGGCGAGCCTGCGCGGCCTCGGCACGGACCGGATCGACCTGTACTACCCGCACTTCCCGGACCCGCAGGTGCCGCTGGAGGACACCGTCGGCGCGGTCGCCGAGCTGATCGCGGACGGCCTCGTCCTGCACCTCGGCCTGTCCAACGTGACGGCCGGGCAGCTGCGTGCCGCGCATGCCGTGCACCCGGTGGCGGCCGTGCAGACCGAATGGTCGATGTGGCGGCCGATCGACCCGGAGCTGCTGGCGGCCGCACGGGAGCTGGGCGTGGGCATCGTCCCGTGGTCCCCGCTGGGCAGCGGATTCCTCAGCGGCGCCGTCAGCGAGGTAAAGGAGGGCGACTTCCGGCAGAACGCACCGCGTTTCGCCGCCGCCGCCCTCAAGGCCAACAACGACCGCTTCGCGCCGGTCCGCGGCATCGCGGCCGAGCTGTCGATCACGCCCGCCCAGCTGGCGCTGGCATGGCTGCTGCACCAGGACGAGCACGTGGTCCCGATCCCGGGCAGCCGGACGCCCGCGCACATCGAGGAGAACCTGGCGGCGGGGCGGGTGAAGCTGCCGGGCGAGGTGCTCGAGCGGCTCACGGCGATCCTGTCGTCCACCGAGGTGGAGGGCGGCACGCTGCTCTGA
- a CDS encoding phosphatidylglycerol lysyltransferase domain-containing protein produces MSATLDGDKSGSVPNRVRRVLHGPRPETVPALVGTACTFVGLIDIAAGIFPRFRHSRMHTIAEVLPGATGPFAAALSLSAGMLLLLLAHGIKRHKRRAWRAAVVLLPAGAVAQFVYRHSVIGVLLSLALLALLLRHRGEFAALPDPRSRWRALANFVSMGAGSLVVGLVVVSAHPGRVVGDPGLTDRLEHVIYGLFGFKGPIEYSDGVSWTVGYCLGALGLLTAVTTIYLAFRPEHPAARLTADDERRLRDLLAVHGGRDSLGHFALRRDKGVVFSPSGKAAVCYRVVSGVMLASGDPIGDVEAWPGAIERFMDEAKAHSWTPAVMGCSETGGEVWTRETGLDALELGDEAVVDVADFSLTGRAMRNVRQMVKRIERGGYSTRVRRARDLTDDEIRQIRRAAADWRGTDTERGFSMALGRIGDPADGDAVIATAHRAEEGGTSPYGDLKAVIHFVPWGTGGMSLELMRRDRSADPGMNELLIVAALQAAPGLGVERVSLNFAMFRSALARGEKIGAGPVLRMWRGLLVFLSRWFQIESLYKFNAKFRPRWEPRFVVFPTTRDLPRIGFAAMQAEGFVNLSLPRPFARRRPRVPRPCAHLPARPEPREARAA; encoded by the coding sequence ATGTCTGCAACGCTAGATGGGGACAAATCAGGATCGGTTCCGAATCGGGTGCGCCGCGTACTGCACGGCCCACGGCCCGAGACGGTCCCGGCCCTGGTCGGCACGGCCTGCACGTTCGTCGGTCTGATCGACATCGCGGCAGGGATCTTCCCGCGTTTCCGGCACAGCCGGATGCACACGATCGCCGAGGTACTGCCGGGCGCCACCGGCCCGTTCGCCGCGGCGCTCTCGCTTAGCGCGGGCATGCTGCTGCTCCTACTGGCGCACGGCATCAAGCGCCACAAGCGCCGTGCCTGGCGGGCGGCCGTGGTGCTGCTGCCGGCCGGTGCCGTCGCGCAGTTCGTCTACCGGCACTCCGTCATCGGCGTGCTGCTCTCGCTCGCGCTGCTGGCGCTGCTGCTGCGCCACCGGGGCGAGTTCGCCGCGCTGCCCGACCCGCGCAGCCGCTGGCGGGCGCTCGCCAACTTCGTCTCGATGGGCGCCGGTTCGCTCGTCGTCGGTCTGGTGGTCGTCAGCGCCCACCCCGGCAGGGTCGTCGGCGACCCTGGCCTCACCGACCGCCTGGAGCACGTCATCTACGGGCTGTTCGGCTTCAAGGGCCCCATCGAGTACTCCGACGGCGTCTCCTGGACCGTCGGCTACTGCCTCGGCGCGCTGGGACTGCTGACCGCCGTCACCACCATCTACCTCGCCTTCCGCCCCGAGCACCCGGCCGCCCGCCTCACCGCGGACGACGAGCGCCGGCTGCGGGACCTGCTCGCCGTCCACGGCGGCCGTGACTCGCTCGGCCACTTCGCCCTCCGCCGCGACAAGGGCGTCGTCTTCTCCCCCAGCGGCAAGGCCGCCGTCTGCTACCGCGTCGTGTCCGGCGTGATGCTCGCGAGCGGCGACCCGATCGGCGACGTCGAGGCATGGCCCGGCGCCATCGAGCGCTTCATGGACGAGGCGAAGGCCCACTCCTGGACCCCGGCGGTGATGGGCTGCTCGGAGACCGGCGGCGAGGTCTGGACCCGCGAGACCGGCCTCGACGCCCTGGAGCTCGGGGACGAGGCGGTGGTGGATGTCGCGGATTTCTCCCTCACCGGGCGCGCCATGCGGAACGTGCGCCAGATGGTGAAGCGCATCGAGCGGGGCGGTTACAGCACCCGCGTACGCCGCGCCCGTGATCTCACCGACGACGAGATCCGGCAGATCCGCCGTGCTGCCGCGGACTGGCGCGGCACCGACACCGAGCGCGGTTTCTCCATGGCGCTCGGCCGTATCGGCGACCCCGCCGACGGCGACGCCGTGATCGCCACCGCGCACAGGGCAGAAGAGGGCGGGACGTCCCCGTACGGCGACCTGAAGGCAGTCATCCACTTCGTCCCGTGGGGCACGGGCGGCATGTCGCTGGAGCTGATGCGCCGCGACCGTTCCGCCGACCCCGGCATGAACGAGCTGCTGATCGTCGCCGCCCTCCAGGCGGCGCCCGGCCTGGGTGTCGAGCGGGTCTCCCTCAACTTCGCGATGTTCCGGTCGGCGCTGGCCAGGGGCGAGAAGATCGGCGCCGGGCCGGTGCTGCGGATGTGGCGCGGACTGCTCGTGTTCCTCTCCCGCTGGTTCCAGATCGAGTCGCTGTACAAGTTCAACGCCAAGTTCCGGCCCCGCTGGGAACCACGCTTCGTCGTCTTCCCCACCACCCGTGACCTGCCGCGCATCGGCTTCGCCGCGATGCAGGCCGAGGGATTCGTCAATCTTTCGCTGCCGCGGCCCTTCGCCCGCCGGCGCCCCCGCGTGCCACGCCCCTGCGCCCATCTGCCCGCCCGGCCGGAACCGCGTGAGGCCCGCGCGGCGTGA